Proteins encoded in a region of the Candidatus Nitrosomarinus catalina genome:
- the cobO gene encoding cob(I)yrinic acid a,c-diamide adenosyltransferase: protein MSKNGLTIVYTGKGKGKTTAALGIALRATGYKKKICMIQFIKGSWHYGEMESSKRLEPEFEMVAIGKGFVGIIDDKSPKEDHQKIAKEAIRISNEKIQSGKYDIVILDEVNYAVNLNLISLDDVLNLIKSKPENVDLVLTGNYAKEEVIEVADLVTEMKEIKHPFQKGIKAKEGIDF from the coding sequence ATGAGCAAAAATGGATTAACAATTGTCTATACAGGAAAAGGTAAGGGCAAAACTACTGCAGCGTTAGGAATTGCATTAAGAGCTACTGGGTATAAAAAGAAAATATGCATGATTCAATTCATTAAAGGTTCCTGGCATTACGGTGAAATGGAATCATCCAAACGATTGGAACCAGAATTCGAAATGGTTGCTATAGGTAAAGGATTTGTTGGAATAATAGATGATAAAAGTCCAAAAGAAGATCATCAAAAGATTGCAAAAGAAGCAATTAGAATAAGTAATGAAAAAATACAATCAGGGAAATACGACATAGTAATTTTGGATGAAGTAAATTATGCAGTAAATCTTAATTTAATTTCTCTTGATGACGTTTTAAATTTAATAAAATCTAAACCGGAAAATGTGGATCTAGTGTTAACAGGTAATTATGCTAAAGAGGAAGTAATTGAGGTTGCAGATCTAGTAACGGAAATGAAAGAAATTAAGCATCCATTTCAAAAGGGCATAAAAGCAAAAGAAGGGATTGACTTCTAA
- a CDS encoding cobyrinate a,c-diamide synthase — protein sequence MKIPRIVLAGATSGVGKTSITCSIIHALQKRGFSVQPFKVGPDYIDPSYLSTISKNETYNLDVWLMGKKQVLESFVSHSNSDISIIEGVMGYYDGFEGNSNHASTHHVASITKSPVILVLDASKTARSIGATALGFQKFHKNSRIVGVILNKIGSKKHEILCRDALEKTKLSIIGVIPKNPILNLESRHLGLISTYDNKILKNKLEKVSKIISESLDVDKILKIIKNPVSIPKNQTKTNKKSKVKIAIALDNSFNFYYDDNLNALRRNGASLTFFSPIKNKKIPKCDGLYIGGGFPEILGNDLSKNQSMKKSIKKLSDNDFPIYAECGGLMYLTKSITNNKKKYKMVGLIDAETIMTKKMRLNYTKGKLSSKNILSDTLHGFQGHEFHYSQLKSVASDSKFAFDLEIGEGIKNHKDGIIQNNTLASYGHLYFDSSNYAQIFVNNCVNKSRK from the coding sequence TTGAAAATACCAAGAATTGTTTTAGCAGGAGCAACTAGCGGGGTTGGTAAAACATCGATCACATGTTCAATTATTCATGCTTTACAAAAAAGGGGTTTTTCAGTACAACCGTTCAAAGTAGGTCCTGATTATATTGATCCTAGTTACTTGTCAACTATTTCAAAAAATGAAACATACAATCTTGATGTATGGTTAATGGGTAAAAAACAAGTTTTAGAAAGTTTTGTATCTCATTCAAATTCAGATATCTCAATAATTGAGGGTGTAATGGGATATTATGATGGATTTGAGGGAAATTCTAATCATGCTAGTACTCATCATGTAGCATCCATAACTAAATCTCCTGTAATTTTAGTATTAGACGCAAGTAAAACTGCTCGTTCTATTGGTGCTACAGCTTTAGGATTTCAAAAATTTCACAAAAATTCTAGAATTGTTGGAGTTATTTTAAATAAAATTGGAAGTAAAAAACATGAAATTCTATGTCGAGATGCATTAGAAAAAACAAAATTATCTATTATTGGAGTAATTCCAAAAAATCCAATATTAAATTTAGAATCTAGACATCTTGGATTAATTTCTACATATGATAATAAGATTTTAAAAAATAAATTAGAAAAGGTTTCAAAAATAATTTCAGAGTCATTAGATGTAGATAAAATTTTAAAAATTATTAAAAATCCTGTATCTATTCCTAAAAATCAAACAAAAACTAATAAAAAATCTAAAGTTAAAATTGCAATTGCTTTAGATAATTCTTTTAATTTCTATTATGATGATAATTTGAATGCATTAAGACGTAATGGTGCATCATTAACTTTCTTTAGCCCTATTAAAAATAAAAAAATCCCAAAATGTGATGGATTGTACATAGGTGGAGGATTTCCTGAAATATTGGGAAATGATTTATCAAAAAATCAATCCATGAAAAAATCAATCAAAAAATTATCTGATAATGATTTTCCAATTTATGCAGAATGTGGTGGATTGATGTATCTAACTAAATCCATTACAAATAATAAAAAAAAATACAAAATGGTTGGTTTGATAGATGCTGAAACAATTATGACAAAAAAAATGAGGCTAAATTATACAAAAGGAAAATTATCTAGTAAAAATATACTATCTGATACTTTACATGGATTTCAAGGTCATGAATTTCATTATTCTCAATTGAAATCAGTTGCATCAGATTCAAAATTTGCTTTTGATTTAGAAATTGGCGAGGGAATTAAAAATCATAAAGATGGAATTATTCAAAATAATACTCTCGCTTCATATGGCCATCTTTATTTTGATAGTTCTAATTATGCCCAAATTTTTGTCAATAATTGTGTAAATAAATCACGAAAGTAG
- a CDS encoding cryptochrome/photolyase family protein → MIRNLIVILGDQLSLEISSLEKIRKNEDKILMMEVSNEIEYVNHHRKKLVLLFSAMRHFADELKKNKFDVTYVEFNKSEKNFTMELNRQCKKFNPKSIKITHPSEYRVLNEVKKWEKLLGIPVTIIEDTRFFCKIDEFSDWAESRKELKMENFYQQMRKKYKILIDDKEKPIGGKWNYDVKNRKRLPKNHPEIPSPLICKPDKITKRVITQLNKKYTKHFGDLEPFWFATTKQDAVKSLDDFIKNRLEFFGPYEDAMKEKEKFLYHSVLSIYLNIGLLNPHEVIEKVLQKKDLPIESIEGFVRQILGWREYVRGIYWHFMPKYNQTNFFNAKNKIPNFYWDGKTKMNCMKNCIEQTKQEAYAHHIQRLMITGNFALIAGIEPKQVCDWYLSVYADAFEWVELPNTHGMILYADGGILGSKPYAASGNYINKMSDYCKNCEYDVKLKNGKNACPFNYLYWNFFLKNQNKLKKNPRLWTVFSTIKNMSEDKKKQIKDDSEKFLKTI, encoded by the coding sequence TTGATTCGTAATTTAATAGTAATATTAGGAGATCAATTATCTTTAGAGATTTCATCATTAGAAAAAATTAGAAAAAATGAAGATAAAATATTGATGATGGAAGTTTCAAATGAAATAGAATATGTAAATCATCATAGGAAAAAACTTGTTTTATTATTTAGTGCAATGCGTCATTTTGCAGATGAGCTTAAAAAAAATAAGTTTGATGTAACATATGTTGAATTTAATAAATCAGAGAAAAATTTTACAATGGAATTAAATCGCCAATGTAAGAAGTTTAATCCAAAATCTATCAAAATTACACATCCTAGCGAATATCGTGTCTTAAACGAGGTAAAAAAGTGGGAAAAATTACTGGGTATTCCAGTTACCATTATAGAAGATACAAGATTTTTTTGTAAAATAGATGAATTTTCAGATTGGGCAGAGTCTAGAAAAGAACTCAAAATGGAAAATTTTTATCAGCAAATGAGAAAAAAATACAAAATTCTAATTGATGATAAAGAAAAACCAATTGGTGGAAAATGGAATTATGATGTTAAAAATAGAAAAAGACTACCAAAAAATCATCCAGAAATTCCTTCTCCATTAATTTGTAAACCAGATAAAATTACAAAGCGTGTAATTACACAATTAAATAAAAAATATACAAAACATTTTGGAGATTTAGAACCATTTTGGTTTGCAACAACAAAACAAGATGCAGTAAAAAGTTTAGATGATTTTATTAAAAACAGGTTAGAATTTTTTGGTCCATATGAAGATGCAATGAAAGAAAAAGAAAAATTTCTTTATCATTCAGTTTTATCAATTTATCTTAACATAGGCTTACTAAATCCACATGAAGTAATTGAAAAAGTTTTACAAAAAAAGGATTTACCAATTGAATCAATAGAAGGATTTGTAAGACAAATTTTAGGATGGAGAGAATATGTAAGAGGAATTTACTGGCACTTTATGCCAAAATATAATCAAACAAATTTTTTTAATGCAAAAAATAAAATTCCAAATTTTTACTGGGATGGAAAAACAAAAATGAATTGTATGAAAAACTGTATTGAACAGACTAAACAAGAAGCATATGCACATCACATTCAAAGGTTAATGATTACTGGAAATTTTGCACTAATTGCAGGAATTGAGCCTAAACAAGTTTGTGATTGGTATCTATCGGTATATGCAGATGCTTTTGAATGGGTAGAATTGCCTAATACACATGGAATGATTCTTTATGCTGATGGAGGAATTCTGGGTTCTAAACCATATGCTGCAAGTGGAAATTACATCAATAAAATGTCAGACTATTGTAAGAATTGTGAATATGATGTTAAATTAAAAAATGGTAAAAATGCATGTCCATTTAATTATCTTTATTGGAACTTTTTTTTAAAAAATCAAAACAAATTAAAAAAGAATCCAAGACTTTGGACAGTCTTTTCAACTATTAAAAATATGTCAGAAGATAAGAAAAAACAAATCAAAGATGATTCAGAAAAATTTTTGAAAACAATATGA
- a CDS encoding precorrin-8X methylmutase has translation MQTKKGQSIEDASMKMIEDEIGSHNYNEKEWPIVRRIIHSTADFDFADKNRLIFQKDAIESGMNALKNGCSIVVDVNGVIGGLNKQNPKDFGNEIVCNISKPEIMQQAKDEGKTRSQVSMRVAKNDIDGGIVAIGNAPTALMEVIEMVNEGIVKPALIIGIPVGFICAPESKEELSKLQGTPFITNLGRKGGSSSASAIINAIFKLIRAESSN, from the coding sequence ATGCAAACTAAGAAAGGTCAATCAATCGAAGATGCAAGCATGAAAATGATCGAAGATGAAATTGGATCACATAATTATAATGAAAAAGAATGGCCTATTGTAAGAAGAATAATTCATTCTACTGCTGATTTTGATTTTGCCGATAAAAATAGGCTCATTTTTCAGAAAGATGCTATAGAAAGTGGTATGAATGCTCTCAAAAATGGATGTAGTATAGTAGTGGATGTAAATGGAGTAATCGGGGGACTCAATAAACAAAATCCAAAAGATTTCGGTAATGAAATTGTGTGCAATATTTCTAAACCAGAAATAATGCAACAAGCTAAAGATGAAGGAAAAACACGTTCTCAAGTTTCAATGAGAGTTGCAAAAAATGATATCGATGGCGGAATAGTTGCAATAGGCAATGCACCAACTGCTTTAATGGAAGTAATTGAAATGGTAAACGAAGGAATTGTAAAGCCAGCATTAATCATAGGAATACCAGTTGGATTCATTTGTGCACCAGAATCAAAGGAAGAATTATCAAAATTACAAGGAACTCCATTCATAACTAATTTAGGAAGAAAAGGAGGAAGTTCTTCAGCATCAGCAATTATCAATGCAATTTTTAAATTAATTAGAGCTGAATCATCTAATTAA
- a CDS encoding sirohydrochlorin chelatase, whose translation MKRGLLIIDRGSRQREASEELEVICEGIRDKGEYSFVDFCFLEVEPPYIEDGIEKSLKQDIDTLTIVPYFLYPGKKVKNAVTDVMKFQKDTKIKFLVTKPMMMHKTLVEIVQSRVDSTLKENQITLEDKDVDVMIIGHGSVDPNAQRSLDYIVNGLKDSYRNVSRSWLEIEQPDIFEGIKTVEKNNPNVLVNVFYFLHEGAHVKTDINNDLIPALENSNIKKSYITKHIGTDQKMVDLILERAKEVENAN comes from the coding sequence TTGAAGCGTGGATTATTAATTATCGATAGAGGAAGTCGACAAAGAGAAGCATCTGAAGAATTAGAAGTAATTTGTGAAGGAATTAGGGATAAAGGAGAATATTCTTTTGTTGATTTTTGTTTTTTAGAGGTTGAACCACCATATATTGAAGATGGAATTGAAAAAAGCCTAAAACAAGATATTGATACACTTACAATAGTTCCATATTTTCTATATCCAGGAAAAAAAGTAAAAAATGCAGTTACTGATGTAATGAAGTTTCAAAAAGATACTAAAATAAAATTTCTTGTTACCAAACCAATGATGATGCATAAAACTTTGGTAGAAATAGTTCAAAGTAGAGTAGACTCAACATTAAAAGAAAATCAAATTACTTTAGAAGATAAAGATGTGGATGTAATGATTATTGGTCATGGAAGTGTAGATCCTAATGCACAAAGATCACTTGATTATATTGTAAATGGATTAAAAGACAGTTACAGAAATGTAAGTAGATCATGGTTAGAAATAGAACAACCAGATATTTTTGAAGGAATTAAAACTGTTGAAAAAAATAATCCAAATGTTCTAGTTAATGTATTTTATTTTCTTCATGAAGGGGCACACGTTAAAACTGATATCAATAATGATTTGATACCAGCATTAGAAAATTCTAATATTAAGAAAAGCTATATTACAAAACATATTGGGACAGATCAAAAAATGGTAGATTTAATATTAGAAAGAGCAAAGGAAGTAGAGAATGCAAACTAA
- a CDS encoding cobalt-precorrin 5A hydrolase: protein MENVSVLAITKNGIKIGEKLKGLYPNWNIFAPEKLSNKNNEIIWYSEGTTNKIIELFKNSNALICLFSLGAVIRLIAPHLKDKKTDPAVIVIDDKTNFVISVLSGHIGGANELTQEISEKLNALPVITTAADVNKTIAVDLVGKEFGWKIDDETTVTKISAHMVNAEPIGIYQQAGNKKWYKELPKNVKIYDSLDELKKSNSKAHLIISDKEIDDELSQESVIYRPESLVIGIGLHWDTTKDTIKEGIDYCLDKFNLSSKSIAKLVSIKKPEDVQGLIDLGKEMQIPVEYVDREELAEIITPNPSTTVKAFEGTASVSEAAAIKVSKGELIVEKQKFPPNLTVAIARKID from the coding sequence ATGGAAAATGTATCAGTTCTTGCAATAACAAAAAATGGTATTAAAATTGGAGAAAAATTAAAAGGACTTTATCCTAATTGGAACATTTTTGCACCAGAGAAATTATCTAATAAAAATAACGAAATAATATGGTATTCTGAGGGTACAACAAATAAAATCATTGAACTTTTTAAAAATTCCAATGCATTAATTTGCCTTTTTTCATTGGGTGCAGTAATAAGATTAATTGCGCCACATCTGAAAGATAAGAAAACAGATCCTGCAGTAATTGTAATTGATGATAAAACAAATTTTGTGATCAGTGTTTTATCAGGCCATATAGGAGGAGCAAATGAATTAACTCAAGAAATTTCTGAGAAATTAAATGCATTACCTGTCATTACAACTGCTGCAGATGTAAACAAAACAATTGCAGTCGATTTGGTAGGTAAAGAATTTGGTTGGAAAATTGATGATGAAACAACAGTAACTAAAATTAGTGCACATATGGTAAATGCAGAACCTATTGGTATCTATCAACAAGCAGGTAATAAAAAATGGTATAAAGAATTGCCAAAAAATGTAAAAATTTATGATAGTTTAGACGAATTAAAGAAATCAAATTCAAAAGCACATTTAATAATTTCAGATAAAGAAATTGATGATGAATTATCTCAAGAATCTGTAATTTATCGTCCTGAAAGTTTAGTTATTGGAATAGGACTACATTGGGATACAACAAAAGATACAATCAAAGAGGGAATAGATTATTGTTTAGATAAATTCAATTTGAGTTCTAAATCTATTGCTAAGCTGGTTTCAATTAAAAAACCTGAAGACGTGCAAGGATTAATCGATCTTGGAAAAGAAATGCAAATTCCTGTAGAATATGTTGATAGAGAAGAACTAGCCGAAATTATTACTCCAAATCCATCTACCACAGTAAAAGCATTTGAAGGTACAGCAAGTGTTTCTGAAGCTGCTGCAATTAAAGTATCAAAAGGGGAATTAATTGTAGAAAAGCAGAAATTCCCACCAAATTTAACAGTAGCAATTGCGAGGAAAATAGATTGA
- a CDS encoding cobalt-precorrin-5B (C(1))-methyltransferase yields MSEKKVELRTGYTTGSSATAAAKSALLSIINQKKIENVDIILPRGSSIQIPVNSCEFENEKAKCTVIKNGGDDPDVTHGAEIIVELSLTEKIDEIEIDGGEGVGIVTKPGLGLEIGKPAINPVPKKMINENLRDAGKEILEKKGIRIVISVPKGKELAPKTDNPRLGIKDGISILGTSGIVIPFSTASYAASIRQNLDVAIAAGNETVVLTTGGRSEEYAKKIVDLPVHCFVQMGDFSGYTIQQCGRKNIKKAYVVGFIGKLAKMAAGVKQTHVKGSKVDMNFLSELAKKANANEEVIQSIKKANTARHVSEIIKENNITGFFELICSETYRHMRKHSEEKVPIDVILFDFEGQILARKS; encoded by the coding sequence ATGTCAGAGAAAAAAGTGGAATTGAGAACAGGGTATACAACTGGTAGTTCTGCTACAGCTGCTGCAAAATCAGCATTATTATCAATAATTAATCAAAAAAAAATTGAAAATGTGGATATTATTTTACCGAGAGGCTCTTCAATTCAAATTCCAGTTAATTCTTGTGAATTTGAAAATGAAAAAGCAAAGTGTACTGTAATAAAAAATGGTGGAGATGATCCAGATGTCACACATGGTGCAGAAATAATTGTTGAATTATCATTAACAGAGAAAATTGATGAAATTGAAATTGATGGTGGTGAAGGTGTAGGTATTGTTACAAAGCCAGGCTTAGGTTTGGAAATAGGTAAACCTGCAATTAATCCAGTACCAAAAAAAATGATTAATGAAAATTTAAGAGATGCTGGAAAAGAAATTCTTGAGAAAAAAGGAATTAGAATTGTAATTTCAGTGCCAAAAGGAAAAGAATTAGCACCAAAAACAGATAATCCCAGATTAGGAATTAAGGATGGAATTTCAATTTTAGGAACAAGTGGAATTGTAATTCCATTTTCTACAGCATCATATGCAGCATCAATTAGACAAAATTTGGATGTAGCAATTGCTGCAGGAAACGAAACTGTAGTATTAACAACAGGTGGAAGAAGTGAAGAATATGCCAAAAAAATTGTTGATTTGCCAGTTCACTGCTTTGTGCAGATGGGAGATTTTTCAGGATATACAATACAGCAATGCGGTAGAAAAAATATCAAAAAAGCATATGTTGTAGGATTTATTGGAAAACTAGCAAAGATGGCTGCTGGCGTAAAACAAACTCACGTCAAAGGATCAAAAGTTGATATGAATTTTTTATCGGAATTAGCAAAAAAGGCCAATGCCAATGAAGAAGTAATTCAAAGTATTAAAAAAGCAAATACTGCTAGACACGTTTCAGAAATAATCAAAGAAAATAACATTACTGGATTTTTTGAACTAATTTGTAGTGAAACATACAGGCATATGAGAAAACATTCAGAAGAAAAAGTTCCAATAGATGTAATATTATTTGATTTTGAAGGACAGATCCTTGCTAGAAAATCATAA
- a CDS encoding NAD-dependent epimerase/dehydratase family protein, producing the protein MAKSIQVVVTGASGFVAKNLRKYLSENNIDLISISRNDFKTYKNEQKIISKDYDEKLIINKIKNSDVLIHLIGIGKQSIDIDYEMINVELTKRIVNLVKKTKIKKIVYNSGLGVSSKTSVGYFISKYKAEKIIVNSGLNYTIFRPSYIVGKDDLFTKFLKKQIKIKTIEIPGSGSYSIQPISINDVVKIIFQSFNEIKFKNKIYDLVGPDYLTFEQYVKLFCKGSKIKIKKINLETAYYDAINNKKSNFGIDDLNILVGDFKGNYNQLEKITQIKFESVIELLKSGRLL; encoded by the coding sequence ATGGCTAAATCTATTCAGGTAGTTGTTACTGGTGCAAGTGGATTTGTTGCAAAAAATCTAAGAAAATATTTATCTGAAAATAATATTGATTTGATTTCAATTTCAAGAAATGATTTTAAAACATACAAAAATGAACAAAAAATTATTTCTAAAGATTATGATGAAAAACTCATTATTAATAAAATCAAAAATTCTGATGTATTAATTCATCTTATAGGAATTGGAAAACAGTCTATAGATATTGATTATGAAATGATAAATGTTGAATTAACCAAACGTATTGTAAATTTAGTAAAGAAGACCAAAATTAAAAAAATTGTCTACAATAGTGGTCTAGGCGTTTCAAGTAAAACTTCAGTTGGATATTTCATTTCTAAATACAAAGCAGAAAAAATCATAGTTAATTCAGGCTTAAACTACACTATTTTTAGACCCTCGTACATTGTAGGAAAAGATGATTTGTTCACAAAATTCTTAAAAAAACAGATTAAAATCAAAACAATTGAAATACCTGGTTCTGGCAGTTACTCGATTCAACCAATTTCTATAAACGATGTTGTAAAAATTATTTTTCAATCCTTTAATGAAATTAAATTTAAAAATAAAATATACGATCTTGTTGGACCTGATTATCTAACGTTTGAACAATATGTAAAACTTTTTTGTAAAGGAAGTAAAATAAAGATAAAAAAAATTAATTTAGAAACTGCATATTATGATGCAATTAATAATAAAAAATCTAATTTTGGAATTGATGATCTAAATATTCTCGTTGGTGATTTTAAAGGAAATTATAATCAATTGGAAAAAATTACACAAATAAAATTTGAATCTGTTATAGAATTATTAAAGTCCGGCAGATTGCTTTAA
- the metK gene encoding methionine adenosyltransferase has product MTNTFLFTSESVTEGHPDKVCDNISDAFLDEYLKQDPNSRVAVETMVTTDFVVVSGEVTSKAVFDKKAQEELVRKTIKEIGYNDKELMFDGDTCKVDLRLHSQSPDISQGVTATGEKEQGAGDQGLMFGYATNETEELMPMPILLAHKLIQRLSEVRRNNTLPWVRPDGKSQVSVKYEDNKPTGIETVVISTQHAPEISQEEITKEIIDKVIKPVLGNLWNDKIKIHINPTGKFVIGGPHGDAGLTGRKIIVDSYGGFGRHGGGAFSGKDPSKVDRSACYMCRYIAKNLVAAKFADRCEVQLAYAIGVAEPVSLYVNTFGTNKIPENQIEELVRKNFDMKPSGIISELDLKRPIYKKTAAYGHFGRNEPEFSWEKTDKAEILKQSAGL; this is encoded by the coding sequence ATGACCAATACTTTTCTATTTACATCAGAATCAGTAACAGAAGGTCATCCAGACAAAGTATGTGATAATATTTCAGATGCATTTTTAGATGAATATCTAAAACAAGATCCAAATTCAAGAGTGGCAGTTGAAACAATGGTTACAACAGATTTTGTAGTTGTATCAGGTGAAGTAACATCAAAAGCAGTTTTTGATAAAAAAGCACAAGAAGAATTGGTAAGAAAAACAATCAAAGAAATTGGATATAATGATAAAGAGTTGATGTTTGACGGTGATACGTGTAAAGTTGATTTAAGATTACATTCACAAAGTCCAGATATCAGTCAAGGAGTTACAGCAACTGGAGAAAAAGAACAAGGTGCTGGTGATCAAGGATTAATGTTTGGTTATGCAACAAATGAAACTGAAGAATTAATGCCTATGCCAATTTTGTTAGCTCATAAATTAATTCAAAGATTGTCAGAAGTTAGAAGAAATAATACATTACCATGGGTTAGACCAGACGGAAAATCTCAAGTTTCAGTAAAATACGAAGATAACAAACCAACTGGAATTGAAACAGTTGTAATTTCAACACAACATGCACCTGAAATATCTCAAGAAGAAATTACAAAGGAGATAATTGACAAAGTAATCAAACCTGTTTTAGGAAATCTTTGGAATGACAAAATTAAAATTCACATAAACCCTACGGGCAAATTTGTTATTGGTGGACCTCATGGGGATGCAGGTTTAACTGGACGAAAAATCATTGTCGATAGTTACGGAGGTTTTGGAAGACATGGAGGAGGAGCTTTTTCAGGAAAGGATCCATCTAAAGTAGATAGATCCGCTTGTTACATGTGTAGATACATTGCAAAAAATCTTGTTGCAGCAAAATTTGCTGATAGATGTGAAGTTCAACTTGCATATGCAATTGGCGTAGCAGAACCAGTTTCACTTTATGTCAATACATTTGGTACCAATAAAATTCCAGAAAATCAAATAGAGGAATTAGTTAGAAAGAATTTCGATATGAAACCATCAGGTATTATTTCAGAACTAGATTTGAAAAGACCAATTTACAAAAAAACAGCAGCATATGGTCATTTTGGAAGAAATGAACCAGAGTTTAGTTGGGAAAAAACTGACAAGGCAGAAATTTTAAAGCAATCTGCCGGACTTTAA